The window TGTCGCGCTCGGCCAGCTCGATCGACAGCGAGCGCGTGAACGCGACGATCGCGCCCTTGGTCGCCGAGTAGTCGGGCAGTTTCGGGCTGCCGTGGTACGCGGTGACGGACGCCGTGTTGACGATGCGGCCGCCGCCCTTCATGTGCTGCAGCGCCGCCTGCGTGCAGAAGATCATCCCGTACACGTTGGTGCGGAAAGTACGCTCGAGCTGCTCCTCGGTCACGTCCTCGATGCCGGGCTGCGGATGCTGCTCGCCCGCGTTGTTCACCAGCACGTCGAGCCGGCCGAGCCGCTCGACGGTGCGCGCGACCGCGTCGCGCGCCTGTTGCCGGTCGCCGATGTCGCACGCGATCGCCTCGCAACGCCGGCCGGCCTGTTCGATGAGCCGCTTCGTGTGCGCGGCGTCGTCCGACTCGTTCAGATAGACGATCGCGACGTCCGCGCCTTCCTTCGCGAAACCGATCGCCACCGCGCGGCCGATCCCGCTGTCGCCGCCGGTGACGAGCGCGACCTTGCCGGCCAGCTTGCCGCTGCCGACGTAATCGGCCGCCTCGTCGCGCGGCTTCGGCTGCATGTCCCGCTCGCTGCCCGGCTGCTGCGTCTGATTCTGGGGCGGCGGGGTGTGTGCCTGGGTCATGTATGCCTCCTTGATCGTGGGTCGGGAGCACGGCGCAAGCCGCATGCCGCATGCCGCAGGCCGCCGCTCGTGCCGCACGGCCGCTCGCGGCCGTGCGCGCGCGGTGCGTCCCTGCATTGCAAGCGCGTGCAGAAACGGCATGGTCAGTGCGCGGCGTCCTGCGTCGTGCCGTCGGGCCGGCGCACCGGGTCGAAGTCGCGCCACTCGCCGTCCTGCCATTCGCCTTCGACGCGCTCGATCGCCTGCGCGCCGGTCGCGCGCAGCACGTCTTCGGCCGCCGCCGCGGTGGCGGCCGTCACGCGCGCGGCGAGGATCACGCCGCTCTCGGTCTGCTCGAGCGTGCCCTTGCCCTCGGCCTGCTCGCCGCGCATCCGTCCGAGCGCGCCGCCGAAGGCGCCGAGATACGCGCCGGCCAACGCGCC of the Burkholderia ubonensis genome contains:
- a CDS encoding SDR family oxidoreductase, with translation MTQAHTPPPQNQTQQPGSERDMQPKPRDEAADYVGSGKLAGKVALVTGGDSGIGRAVAIGFAKEGADVAIVYLNESDDAAHTKRLIEQAGRRCEAIACDIGDRQQARDAVARTVERLGRLDVLVNNAGEQHPQPGIEDVTEEQLERTFRTNVYGMIFCTQAALQHMKGGGRIVNTASVTAYHGSPKLPDYSATKGAIVAFTRSLSIELAERDIRVNAVAPGPIWTPLIPSTFSAEQVSKFGSNVPLKRPGQPDELIDCYVLLASEGASYMTGQTLHPNGGSIVGG